A region from the Mucilaginibacter sp. CSA2-8R genome encodes:
- a CDS encoding PhoH family protein, producing MGKEVKSKSATVQQKIFVLDTSVILYDHNAFENFQEHDVTIPIQVLEELDNMKTGNDTRNFEARGFIRLMDNYSQNHVLTEWLPLKRKNIGRFKVIVDKRLPDSDAETIFGNDKIDHRILNAALALQQDNPEKKVVLVSKDICLRLKAKALNLHAEDYETGKVKNLEELYTGFGDVAKVTEKLLNQLNKQVLPIEEFKIPPPTGNLFIKLHSKNGVVPAFYNLQTTQVEKIAEQTAFNIYPKSIEQTFALHALLNPAVKLITIQGNAGTGKTLLALASALEQRKNYRQIFVTRPTIPLGNKDIGFLPGDAKSKIDPYMSPIWDNLKFLKDQFAGDEKMQHKIDELLATDKISITPLAFIRGRTLSKIFFIVDEAQNLTPHEVKTIISRAGEHSKVIFAGDIYQIDTPYLDAESNGLSYLIDKARHHPLYAHITLQKGERSELANLANELL from the coding sequence ATGGGCAAAGAGGTAAAAAGTAAGTCAGCAACAGTTCAACAAAAAATATTTGTATTAGATACATCCGTAATCTTGTATGATCATAATGCTTTCGAAAATTTTCAGGAGCATGATGTTACCATACCAATACAAGTACTCGAAGAGCTTGATAACATGAAAACCGGTAACGATACGCGCAACTTTGAGGCACGCGGATTTATCAGGCTTATGGACAATTACTCTCAAAACCATGTTTTAACGGAGTGGCTGCCGCTTAAACGAAAAAATATCGGGCGTTTTAAGGTCATTGTAGATAAACGGCTACCGGATAGCGATGCCGAAACTATTTTTGGTAACGACAAAATAGACCACCGTATACTCAACGCCGCCCTGGCTCTTCAGCAAGATAACCCGGAAAAGAAAGTTGTTTTGGTTTCGAAGGATATTTGCCTGCGTTTAAAAGCCAAGGCGCTTAATCTCCACGCCGAGGATTATGAAACCGGTAAAGTAAAAAACCTGGAGGAGTTGTATACAGGCTTTGGCGATGTAGCTAAAGTAACCGAAAAATTATTAAATCAGCTTAATAAGCAAGTGCTGCCTATTGAGGAATTTAAAATACCGCCGCCTACAGGTAATTTATTTATTAAATTACATAGTAAAAATGGCGTGGTACCTGCATTCTACAACCTGCAAACGACACAAGTTGAAAAGATAGCTGAGCAAACGGCATTTAATATTTATCCTAAAAGTATAGAGCAAACTTTTGCTTTGCATGCCTTGCTTAACCCGGCTGTTAAATTAATTACTATACAGGGCAATGCCGGTACCGGCAAAACGCTGTTGGCTTTAGCCAGCGCTTTAGAGCAGCGAAAAAACTACAGGCAAATATTTGTTACCCGGCCTACCATCCCTTTAGGTAATAAAGATATCGGCTTTTTGCCGGGTGATGCCAAATCAAAAATAGACCCTTATATGTCGCCTATATGGGATAACCTGAAATTTTTGAAAGACCAGTTTGCGGGCGACGAAAAAATGCAGCATAAAATTGACGAACTGCTGGCTACCGATAAAATATCGATTACACCACTGGCCTTTATACGCGGCCGTACACTAAGTAAAATATTCTTTATTGTTGATGAAGCGCAAAACCTCACACCACACGAGGTAAAGACGATCATATCAAGAGCTGGAGAACACAGCAAGGTAATTTTTGCTGGCGATATTTACCAGATAGATACCCCTTACCTGGATGCCGAAAGTAACGGCTTGTCGTACCTGATTGACAAAGCACGGCACCATCCGCTTTATGCTCATATCACCTTACAAAAAGGGGAGCGCAGTGAACTGGCCAACCTGGCTAACGAGTTATTATAA
- the bioB gene encoding biotin synthase BioB has translation MNEVRHDWTKEEISEIYHTPLLDLIYRAATVHRENKDYAEVQISSLISVKTGGCPEDCAYCPQAARYQTGVNVHAILPKEEVVIAAQKAKAGGASRLCMGAAWREVRDNRDFDKVIEMVKAVNELDMEVCCTLGMLTEAQAQRLADAGLYAYNHNLDTSEEDYKRIITTRTYDDRLKTLEHVRKAKISVCSGGIIGLGETVEDRISMLKTLSNLPKHPESVPVNALVPVEGTPLAEQPRVSVWDMVRMIATARIIMPRTVVRLSAGRTEMSTVEQALCFMAGASSIFAGEKLLTTPNPSFDEDMAMFELLGLTPRKAFKNGRPNQQEVKEEAVLL, from the coding sequence ATGAATGAAGTAAGACACGACTGGACCAAAGAAGAGATTTCTGAAATATACCATACTCCACTACTGGATTTAATTTATCGCGCAGCTACCGTGCATCGCGAAAATAAGGATTACGCTGAAGTGCAAATCAGTTCGCTGATTTCGGTTAAAACCGGCGGTTGCCCTGAGGATTGTGCCTATTGCCCGCAGGCTGCCCGTTATCAAACCGGTGTTAATGTGCATGCCATATTGCCGAAAGAAGAAGTGGTAATTGCAGCGCAAAAGGCGAAAGCCGGCGGTGCATCGCGTTTATGCATGGGTGCAGCCTGGCGCGAGGTTCGCGATAACCGCGACTTTGATAAAGTAATAGAAATGGTTAAAGCTGTTAATGAGCTCGACATGGAAGTTTGCTGTACTTTAGGTATGCTTACCGAAGCGCAAGCGCAGCGTTTAGCCGATGCTGGTTTGTATGCTTATAACCACAACTTAGATACCTCTGAAGAGGACTATAAACGCATCATCACTACCCGTACTTATGATGACCGTTTAAAAACGCTCGAACACGTTCGTAAAGCTAAAATATCCGTTTGCAGCGGTGGTATTATCGGTTTAGGCGAAACGGTAGAAGACAGAATTTCGATGTTGAAGACCTTATCTAACTTACCTAAACATCCGGAATCCGTTCCGGTAAATGCTTTGGTGCCAGTAGAAGGTACTCCACTGGCCGAACAGCCGCGGGTTTCGGTATGGGATATGGTACGTATGATTGCGACAGCGCGCATCATTATGCCGCGTACGGTAGTGCGTTTGTCGGCAGGCCGTACTGAGATGAGTACTGTTGAACAAGCTTTGTGCTTTATGGCCGGTGCAAGTTCTATTTTTGCCGGCGAAAAACTTTTAACCACACCAAATCCTTCGTTTGACGAAGATATGGCCATGTTTGAACTTTTGGGGCTTACTCCTCGCAAAGCATTTAAAAATGGCCGACCAAACCAGCAAGAGGTAAAAGAAGAGGCAGTACTTTTATAA
- a CDS encoding phosphoenolpyruvate carboxylase, with protein sequence MSATSTTTQRETVFSQEVITRFELYNSLFLTLPFYQVKDTGILLPFFSSHCEKGVAQLKSPVEIIESFFAERVPGVDEHEQINRLFRFIQYIERQVVLFDAIEDSSFSKLFRPDDSGSLQGLLQQAASSDESFEKIAEKLKNFSLRLVLTAHPTQFYPSSVLGIMTDLIDALKTNDINTVNVLLQQLGKTPFFNKTSPTPVDEAINLIWFLENVFYYALANIQTRLNHEFGIDTLTHPIFELGFWPGGDRDGNPNVKTESTKTVAATLRQIIFRCYYRDYRLLKRRVTFRGVEEPMNKLGQLFYNNAFNPQPNTGNLQGEMLRLLGDITATLEKDHDGIFTDLVEDLTLKVNLYGCYFASLDIRQDSRVLRSVFLHGLQQPELNNGLPGEGYDQLSEDEKLKLISFNEVDYPCEDNSASGNGDPMILDTLCTIRLMKTIQEHNGEKACHRFIISNCQQASDILQLMNLFLWCGWNKDSLTIDFMPLFETVNDLKHAAGVMEKLYTHPFYKEHLAKRGNKQMIMLGFSDSTKDGGYLMANWSIYQAKVELTAITNKYDIELAFFDGRGGPPARGGGKTHRFYAAMGKEIANNHIQLTIQGQTVSSQYGSIETAKYNIEQLVNAGIASALHPNHRDLLDENHKGLISNMADESFDKFMALRKHPLFTEYLENMSPLKLLSNINISSRPTKRNAGAPLKLEDLRAISFVTSWSQLKQNVPGFYGVGSALQKAKNSGQWQEVVDLYKSSGFFKTMIDNCMMSMSKSDFRITAHLEHDEHYSAFWLMLKNEYDLTKSLLLQLTGNEELMQEYPVEKRSIGMRERIVLPLVVIQHYALQKLKTAETDELKAAYSKLVIRTVYGIVNAGRNLA encoded by the coding sequence ATGTCTGCAACTTCAACCACCACACAGCGCGAAACTGTGTTTAGTCAGGAAGTGATTACCCGCTTCGAGCTGTACAACAGCCTTTTCTTAACACTGCCATTCTACCAGGTAAAAGATACCGGTATTTTGCTACCCTTTTTCAGTTCGCATTGCGAAAAGGGTGTTGCGCAGCTTAAATCGCCGGTAGAAATTATCGAGTCGTTTTTTGCCGAAAGAGTGCCCGGCGTTGATGAACACGAGCAGATTAATCGCTTGTTCCGCTTTATACAATATATCGAAAGGCAAGTCGTGTTGTTTGATGCTATCGAAGACTCATCATTCAGTAAATTATTTCGTCCGGATGATAGCGGCTCTTTGCAGGGGCTTTTACAACAGGCCGCCAGCAGTGATGAATCTTTCGAGAAGATTGCAGAAAAGCTTAAAAATTTTTCACTTCGTTTAGTATTAACTGCTCATCCAACGCAGTTTTACCCAAGTTCGGTGTTAGGAATTATGACCGATTTAATTGATGCGTTAAAAACCAACGACATCAATACAGTTAACGTTTTACTGCAGCAGTTAGGCAAAACTCCGTTTTTCAACAAAACGTCGCCTACACCGGTCGATGAAGCTATCAACCTGATCTGGTTTTTAGAAAATGTGTTTTACTACGCCCTGGCCAACATTCAAACCCGCTTAAACCACGAATTTGGTATTGATACACTAACACACCCTATTTTCGAGCTCGGCTTTTGGCCAGGCGGCGACCGCGATGGCAACCCTAACGTTAAAACAGAATCTACTAAAACAGTTGCTGCTACACTTAGGCAAATTATATTCAGGTGCTATTATCGTGATTACCGCCTCTTGAAACGCCGTGTTACTTTTAGAGGGGTTGAAGAGCCCATGAATAAGTTAGGGCAACTTTTTTATAACAATGCTTTTAACCCTCAACCTAATACAGGGAATTTACAAGGCGAAATGCTGCGCTTATTGGGAGACATTACGGCAACCTTGGAGAAAGATCATGATGGCATATTTACCGACTTGGTAGAAGACCTAACTCTAAAAGTAAACCTTTACGGATGTTATTTTGCATCGCTAGATATCAGGCAGGATAGCCGTGTATTGCGGTCGGTTTTTTTACATGGTTTACAACAACCCGAGTTAAACAACGGTTTACCCGGAGAAGGCTACGACCAATTAAGTGAGGACGAAAAACTAAAACTGATTAGTTTTAACGAAGTAGATTACCCTTGTGAAGATAACTCAGCTAGCGGCAACGGCGACCCTATGATCTTGGATACGCTTTGTACCATCAGGCTGATGAAAACTATCCAAGAGCATAACGGCGAAAAAGCATGTCACCGTTTCATTATTAGCAATTGTCAGCAAGCATCAGATATTCTTCAACTGATGAATTTGTTCTTGTGGTGTGGTTGGAATAAAGATTCGCTAACTATTGATTTTATGCCTCTTTTTGAGACAGTTAACGATTTAAAGCATGCCGCCGGAGTAATGGAAAAACTCTATACTCATCCGTTTTATAAAGAGCACCTGGCTAAACGGGGTAACAAACAAATGATTATGCTTGGCTTTTCGGATAGTACTAAAGATGGAGGCTACCTAATGGCCAACTGGTCTATCTACCAGGCTAAGGTTGAATTAACGGCAATCACCAATAAGTACGACATTGAATTGGCATTTTTTGATGGGAGAGGAGGTCCACCGGCAAGGGGTGGAGGTAAAACTCATCGTTTTTACGCCGCGATGGGTAAAGAGATTGCCAACAACCATATACAACTAACTATTCAGGGGCAAACGGTTAGTTCGCAATACGGATCCATTGAAACTGCCAAATACAATATTGAGCAATTGGTAAACGCCGGTATTGCCTCAGCGCTACATCCAAATCATCGGGATCTGCTCGACGAAAACCACAAAGGCCTAATTTCGAATATGGCTGATGAAAGTTTTGATAAATTTATGGCTTTGCGTAAGCATCCTTTATTTACTGAGTATTTGGAAAATATGAGCCCGTTGAAGCTGTTGTCAAACATCAACATTAGCAGCAGGCCAACCAAACGTAACGCAGGCGCACCGTTAAAACTAGAAGACTTGCGTGCCATTAGCTTTGTAACATCCTGGAGCCAGTTAAAACAAAATGTTCCTGGTTTTTACGGCGTGGGCTCAGCTTTGCAAAAAGCAAAAAACTCGGGTCAGTGGCAAGAAGTTGTAGACTTATATAAGTCATCAGGCTTTTTTAAAACCATGATTGATAATTGCATGATGTCGATGTCAAAATCAGACTTCCGTATCACCGCGCATTTAGAGCATGATGAACATTACAGTGCTTTTTGGCTAATGCTTAAAAACGAATACGATTTAACTAAAAGTTTGTTACTGCAACTAACCGGCAACGAAGAATTGATGCAGGAATATCCGGTTGAAAAGCGATCTATAGGGATGCGAGAGCGTATTGTATTGCCGCTGGTAGTGATACAGCATTATGCGTTGCAAAAGCTTAAAACGGCCGAAACTGATGAATTAAAAGCAGCCTATAGCAAGTTGGTTATTCGTACGGTTTATGGTATTGTTAATGCCGGCCGTAATCTGGCTTAG
- a CDS encoding organic hydroperoxide resistance protein, protein MEKVYTAVVTAKGGRDGHIKSSDGVLDVDLKKPTEMGGEGGAFTNPEQLFAGAYGACYLGALGSVAKKDNVDVSEATAEVHVSFNKDDNAYALSAELHVHIPDVSLEDAQHLADKAHRACPYSKAVRGNIDVKVIAV, encoded by the coding sequence ATGGAAAAAGTATATACGGCTGTGGTAACGGCAAAAGGCGGCCGCGATGGTCATATCAAATCGAGTGATGGCGTGCTGGATGTTGACTTGAAAAAGCCAACGGAGATGGGTGGCGAAGGTGGTGCGTTCACTAATCCCGAACAATTATTTGCAGGTGCTTATGGCGCTTGTTATCTGGGAGCATTAGGCAGTGTCGCCAAAAAAGATAATGTTGATGTAAGCGAAGCGACTGCCGAAGTACATGTAAGTTTTAACAAAGACGACAATGCTTATGCACTTTCGGCAGAACTACATGTACATATACCTGATGTTAGTCTAGAAGATGCGCAGCACCTGGCCGATAAAGCTCACCGGGCTTGCCCATACTCGAAGGCTGTACGAGGAAATATTGACGTCAAAGTAATTGCTGTTTGA
- a CDS encoding putative DNA modification/repair radical SAM protein: protein MNEERITEKLNILADAAKYDVSCSSSGSKRKNDNNGLGNASNGICHTYTEDGRCVSLLKILLTNHCIFDCAYCVSRSSNDIKRAAFTVQEVVDLTINFYRRNYIEGLFLSSGIFKDADFTMERLVRVAKKLRTEHKFNGYIHLKSIPGASDELMREAGLYADRLSINLEIPTEAGLKLLAPEKNRQDMIKPMGFLNKEIIQRTEEKQLFKKAPIFAPAGQSTQMIIGATPETDHQVLYTSNYFYKNFNLKRVYYSGYVPVMNDNRLPALHTSVPMVRENRLYQADWLMRFYGFKVNEIVDQQNPHLDLDIDPKLSWSLRNLQVFPIDINTADLQLILRVPGVGLQSAQKIVSARKFGKLNWEHLKKIGVALNRAKYFITCSSVKFERRDLTGSAIKQYILAQSKSKYLKNSVTQLNLF, encoded by the coding sequence ATGAATGAGGAAAGGATAACCGAAAAACTGAATATTTTAGCTGATGCTGCTAAATATGATGTGTCGTGTTCATCGAGCGGCAGTAAGCGAAAAAATGATAATAACGGGTTAGGTAATGCCAGTAACGGTATTTGCCATACCTATACAGAGGACGGACGATGTGTATCCTTACTTAAAATATTGCTAACTAACCATTGCATTTTTGATTGTGCCTATTGTGTTTCGCGCAGTAGTAATGATATTAAACGTGCAGCCTTCACCGTACAGGAAGTGGTTGATCTAACCATCAATTTTTACCGCCGTAATTATATTGAAGGTTTGTTTTTAAGCTCGGGCATTTTTAAAGATGCCGACTTTACCATGGAACGTTTAGTGCGGGTGGCTAAAAAGCTACGTACCGAGCATAAGTTCAACGGTTATATCCACTTAAAATCTATCCCCGGCGCCAGTGATGAGTTAATGCGCGAAGCCGGTTTATATGCCGACCGTTTAAGCATCAACCTGGAAATACCTACCGAAGCTGGTTTAAAACTGCTGGCACCAGAAAAAAACAGGCAGGATATGATTAAACCCATGGGCTTTTTAAATAAAGAAATTATACAGCGTACAGAGGAAAAACAACTATTTAAAAAGGCGCCCATATTTGCCCCAGCTGGCCAAAGCACACAAATGATTATCGGTGCCACCCCAGAAACGGATCATCAGGTTTTATATACCTCTAATTATTTTTATAAAAATTTTAATTTAAAACGCGTTTACTATTCAGGTTATGTGCCCGTAATGAACGATAATCGCTTGCCAGCATTGCATACCAGCGTGCCCATGGTTCGCGAAAACCGCCTCTACCAAGCCGATTGGCTAATGCGCTTTTATGGCTTTAAAGTCAACGAAATTGTAGATCAGCAAAACCCTCATTTAGATCTCGACATTGATCCCAAACTTAGTTGGAGCTTACGCAATTTACAAGTGTTCCCAATTGACATTAACACGGCCGACTTACAGCTTATTTTACGAGTTCCGGGAGTTGGTTTGCAATCTGCCCAAAAAATTGTAAGTGCCCGCAAATTTGGTAAGCTTAATTGGGAACATCTTAAAAAAATCGGTGTGGCTTTAAACCGCGCTAAATACTTTATTACTTGTAGCAGCGTAAAATTTGAACGACGCGATTTAACCGGTAGCGCCATCAAGCAATATATTTTAGCTCAATCAAAAAGTAAGTATTTAAAAAATTCGGTAACTCAACTTAATTTATTTTAG
- the mgtE gene encoding magnesium transporter produces MQPFDIDKTDLQRLKAALDGDEAGLQQVLQQYHSSEIAILFDNLSPAERERIVNNLSAETASDVISSMDEEHHPAELLVNLTPEKRSEIVEELDYDDATDLISQLDESDQQEILDDLDHEDALAIRNLLTYDEDTAGGLMNTDLIKVNTSSTKNEALEAIIHQSEEMEEFYTLYAVNDAEELQGLLSIKDIIKAKKQVTVGELVNSDFVYVKADLDQEEVAKLFSQYNLTSIPVVDDRMKLLGRITVDDIIDVLEEENTEDILKISGVSEDEELSGGWQDAIKSRLPWLVINLATAFLAASVIRSYEDTAKKLPIISAYMIIIAGMGGNAATQALAVTVRRISLSDLSDKQAYVTVVKEFLVGMVNGAATGLIVFVVALLYDSNPMLGLVMFLAMTGNLIVAGVTGASIPLLLKRLGIDPAVASSIIITTFTDCVGFLMPLWLATKLLL; encoded by the coding sequence ATGCAACCTTTTGATATTGACAAAACAGACCTGCAACGCCTTAAAGCCGCCCTTGATGGTGATGAGGCCGGTTTGCAACAGGTTCTGCAGCAATATCATAGCTCCGAAATAGCCATACTTTTTGATAATCTGTCACCTGCGGAGCGGGAACGAATTGTTAATAATCTTTCTGCAGAAACTGCTTCGGACGTAATATCATCAATGGATGAAGAACATCATCCGGCGGAATTACTTGTTAATTTAACACCTGAAAAACGTTCGGAGATTGTTGAAGAACTGGACTATGACGATGCGACCGACCTGATTTCTCAACTGGACGAAAGCGACCAGCAAGAGATATTGGATGATTTGGATCATGAAGACGCGTTGGCCATTCGTAACCTGCTCACCTACGACGAAGATACTGCCGGTGGCTTGATGAACACCGACCTCATTAAGGTAAACACCAGTAGTACAAAAAATGAGGCGCTTGAAGCTATCATCCATCAGTCGGAAGAGATGGAAGAGTTTTACACACTTTACGCTGTAAATGATGCCGAGGAGCTGCAAGGATTGCTTTCTATCAAAGATATTATTAAAGCTAAAAAACAAGTTACGGTAGGGGAGTTGGTTAACAGTGATTTTGTATATGTGAAAGCCGATCTTGACCAAGAAGAAGTAGCTAAACTATTTTCTCAATATAACCTAACCAGCATTCCGGTAGTTGACGACCGCATGAAGTTATTGGGCCGGATTACAGTGGATGACATTATTGATGTACTGGAAGAGGAAAACACCGAGGATATCCTGAAAATCTCCGGTGTTTCTGAAGATGAGGAACTGAGCGGTGGCTGGCAGGATGCTATTAAAAGTCGGTTGCCCTGGCTGGTGATTAACTTAGCTACAGCGTTTTTAGCTGCATCAGTTATTCGCAGTTATGAAGACACAGCAAAAAAACTCCCCATCATATCGGCATACATGATTATTATAGCCGGGATGGGCGGTAATGCGGCAACTCAGGCACTGGCAGTAACCGTAAGACGTATATCATTGAGTGATCTGTCAGATAAACAAGCTTACGTAACAGTAGTGAAAGAATTTTTGGTGGGGATGGTTAATGGAGCAGCTACCGGTTTAATTGTATTTGTGGTTGCGTTGTTATACGATTCTAACCCTATGCTGGGTTTAGTAATGTTTTTAGCCATGACCGGCAACCTGATCGTGGCCGGAGTAACGGGTGCCAGTATTCCGTTGTTGCTTAAACGTTTAGGTATCGACCCAGCCGTGGCATCATCTATTATTATTACCACTTTTACAGATTGTGTTGGTTTTTTAATGCCGCTATGGTTGGCAACAAAGCTTTTATTATAA
- a CDS encoding TIGR03915 family putative DNA repair protein, with protein MTTLIYDGSFEGLLTAVFEIYEHRLQHIKIEKGEWLATALFEDVIKVHTDERRAGRVLQGLQKRLSAGALQRLYAVHMAGMDGEDINIVGYIRYVIDSVQNVEEDYGNRYVLRVAEMVRMIRREKHRMEAFIRFQKLQDETFYSAIEPDFNILPLLGKHFKNRYTDQKWIIYDMRRNYGLFYNLHAVEFIALDFSTTRPDNVISTYTEDEGLYQNLWKNYFNSVNIPARKNTKLHMRHIPKRYWRFLTEKI; from the coding sequence ATGACAACTCTAATTTACGACGGAAGTTTTGAGGGATTGTTAACTGCTGTATTTGAGATTTACGAACACCGCTTGCAGCATATCAAAATTGAAAAAGGGGAGTGGCTGGCTACTGCACTTTTTGAGGACGTGATTAAAGTACATACTGATGAAAGACGGGCAGGACGTGTTTTGCAGGGTTTACAAAAGCGCCTGTCTGCCGGAGCGTTGCAAAGGCTATATGCTGTTCACATGGCTGGTATGGACGGCGAGGATATTAACATTGTGGGTTACATCCGTTACGTCATAGATTCGGTGCAAAACGTAGAAGAAGACTACGGCAACCGATACGTGCTTCGAGTGGCCGAGATGGTACGCATGATTAGGCGCGAAAAGCACCGCATGGAGGCTTTTATACGTTTTCAGAAACTACAAGACGAAACTTTTTATTCGGCTATTGAGCCTGATTTCAACATACTACCTCTATTAGGCAAACATTTCAAAAATCGCTACACGGATCAAAAGTGGATTATTTACGATATGCGACGCAATTATGGCTTGTTTTATAATTTGCATGCCGTTGAATTTATTGCACTCGACTTTTCGACTACGCGGCCCGATAATGTGATATCAACTTATACCGAAGACGAAGGTTTATATCAAAACCTTTGGAAAAATTATTTTAACAGCGTAAATATCCCTGCCCGAAAGAATACTAAGCTGCACATGAGGCATATTCCAAAACGATATTGGCGATTTCTAACTGAAAAAATTTAG
- a CDS encoding FUSC family membrane protein — MSDQTREIKSFFFSQYFSDGLRISAGLLAPALIFAQLNMFQTGLTLSLGAACMTTIDNPGPPLHKRNAMLIGNAVMLLVAIVTGFARYNLWALGAEVTFLAFLFSILVVYGNRAGSIGSAGLLALIFTMDKPVPQTEVIQNSMIMLSGGVWYMLMSMLFFGIRPFRAAQQALGENINDIVDFLRIKADFYLPQTDIEENYRKLVSKQVLVSQHQDALREMLFKSRVVVRESTNYSRMLVLTFIDLVDLFEQIMATHYDYNHMREQFDKTGVLEDVGRLLHRMGDELDSIGYAVLSNTSYHSTANFEKDLEELKAKIDAVGTSEQTGSNMVLKKVLINLRDLNQKIGNIYRYHKLRSAKNQRLIKNPHQVVYDRFVARQDYSPRVLLDNLTFKSSTFRFALRVALVCLFGFIITKSLGLLHIVSHITGRNVAFGSHSYWVILTIIVILKPAFSLSKQRNVQRLVGTIVGGIIGIAVLTFVHNNTVQFIILAVFMVGAYSFIRTNYIVAIILMTPYVIIMFKFLGVGHVGIAEERIIDTFIGSIIAFSANYLIFPSWESEQLKQSLYEVLEANAGYLIKIADNISGITVDVTEYKLARKEVYIKSANLSAMFERMASEPKNKQHRSKEVHRFVVLNHILSSYTATLASSVSGKDMHRSRHENLKLVRRSINALNDAARKLGGTPPELTPDKPVMEGAASTELTADQRLLNEQLGFIHKITMDIAKLVDRFL; from the coding sequence ATGTCTGACCAAACCCGCGAAATAAAAAGTTTCTTCTTTAGCCAGTATTTTTCTGATGGGTTGCGCATTAGCGCTGGTTTATTAGCGCCTGCACTCATTTTTGCGCAGTTGAATATGTTTCAAACCGGCCTCACTTTATCTTTAGGTGCGGCCTGCATGACAACGATTGATAATCCTGGTCCGCCATTGCACAAGCGCAATGCTATGCTTATTGGTAACGCAGTAATGCTATTAGTGGCTATAGTTACCGGCTTTGCCAGATATAACCTTTGGGCATTGGGCGCCGAAGTTACTTTTTTGGCGTTTTTATTTTCGATTTTAGTAGTATACGGTAACCGCGCTGGCTCCATCGGCTCGGCCGGACTACTGGCGCTTATATTTACGATGGACAAGCCCGTTCCACAAACAGAGGTTATACAAAACAGTATGATTATGCTGAGCGGAGGTGTTTGGTACATGCTGATGAGTATGCTGTTCTTCGGCATTCGCCCTTTTCGTGCGGCGCAACAGGCCCTGGGCGAAAACATAAACGATATCGTCGACTTTTTGCGTATTAAAGCAGACTTTTACCTACCTCAAACTGATATTGAAGAAAACTACCGCAAGCTGGTATCAAAGCAAGTTTTGGTAAGCCAACATCAGGACGCTTTGCGCGAAATGCTTTTTAAAAGCCGTGTGGTGGTGCGCGAGTCAACTAATTATAGCCGGATGCTGGTGCTTACGTTTATTGATCTGGTGGATCTGTTTGAGCAGATTATGGCTACGCATTATGATTATAATCACATGCGCGAGCAATTTGATAAAACCGGCGTACTCGAAGATGTTGGCCGTTTACTGCACCGCATGGGCGACGAACTGGACAGCATAGGCTACGCAGTGCTATCCAATACCTCCTATCATTCCACTGCTAATTTTGAAAAAGACCTGGAAGAACTTAAGGCAAAGATAGATGCCGTGGGTACATCTGAGCAAACCGGAAGCAATATGGTACTTAAAAAAGTGCTTATTAACTTACGCGACCTTAACCAAAAGATAGGCAACATTTACAGATACCATAAGCTGCGCTCAGCTAAAAATCAGCGGTTAATTAAAAATCCACACCAAGTGGTTTATGATCGATTTGTTGCAAGGCAGGATTATTCACCCCGGGTTTTGTTAGACAATCTAACGTTTAAATCTTCAACGTTTAGATTTGCACTGCGTGTAGCATTAGTTTGTCTGTTTGGTTTTATAATTACCAAAAGCTTAGGCCTACTGCACATAGTTAGCCATATAACCGGGCGGAACGTGGCTTTTGGATCACATAGCTACTGGGTAATCCTAACCATCATTGTAATTTTAAAACCGGCATTCAGCTTGTCTAAACAGCGTAATGTGCAGCGTTTGGTAGGTACTATTGTCGGCGGTATTATTGGTATAGCCGTGCTCACGTTTGTACACAACAACACCGTTCAGTTTATAATTCTGGCTGTTTTTATGGTTGGTGCTTACAGCTTTATCCGCACCAATTACATCGTAGCTATTATACTGATGACGCCCTATGTGATAATCATGTTCAAGTTTTTGGGTGTTGGTCATGTAGGTATTGCCGAAGAGCGTATTATAGATACGTTTATAGGCTCTATAATAGCGTTTAGCGCCAACTACTTAATATTCCCTTCCTGGGAGTCTGAACAGCTTAAACAAAGCTTATATGAGGTTTTAGAAGCTAATGCGGGTTACTTAATAAAAATTGCAGATAATATTAGCGGCATTACAGTTGATGTAACCGAATATAAACTGGCCAGGAAAGAAGTTTATATCAAATCGGCCAACTTATCGGCCATGTTCGAGCGCATGGCTTCTGAACCAAAAAACAAGCAGCACCGCAGTAAAGAGGTACACCGCTTTGTGGTACTTAATCATATTTTATCGTCTTACACTGCCACGCTGGCCTCGAGCGTATCAGGGAAAGATATGCATCGTTCCCGCCATGAAAACTTAAAGTTGGTGCGCAGGAGTATCAACGCACTAAATGATGCTGCCCGAAAGCTTGGCGGAACACCGCCTGAACTTACGCCCGACAAACCAGTTATGGAAGGCGCAGCCAGCACGGAGCTAACGGCTGACCAAAGGTTGCTGAACGAACAGTTGGGCTTTATCCATAAAATAACTATGGACATTGCTAAACTGGTTGACCGGTTTTTATAA